One genomic window of Verrucomicrobiales bacterium includes the following:
- a CDS encoding leucine--tRNA ligase — METTQYNPSQLEEMWQERWEKERLYEVDFRSAKKPFYTHVMFPYPSGDKLHVGHWYNFAPSDTFARFKMMQGYDVFSPIGFDAFGLPAENYAVGIRKLVDEYEAAAGKLEFEVGEKATLATVNGWMKHRSQPANSTRSNVRTMIKQLKRMGCMYDWTKLLNTSEPEYYRWTQWVFLQMFKRGLAEQKTSVVNWDPVDQTVLANEQVKPDGTAERSGAKVEKRPLKQWFFKIKDYAEPLLQELPALDWPEKTKIMQKNWIGRSEGVNFRMKLKDLGDTVEVYDSIPQTYLAQTFTVIAPEHELVERLIKGTPQEAAVRQFLEDLKRKRAEVKPANQVELAMQIMGLVSELGGQECQPTKAAGEISQLAQLLAETTAPDYSVIYKSLKTICAAAGLADKLDDRRIRIAATQLMESKIASEVDGIFTGRYVENPFGTGDFPIWIASYALAEYGTGIVNCSAHDERDFVFAKKFQIPLRIALLPSDPGLAEAVKSFQTFYREVDGLLTAPPELAGQRWDAVRQPVIEHIEKRGVGFRNVNYRLRDWCVSRQRYWGAPIPIAYDPQGKAHAIPDEHLPWTLPTDVDFKPDGVPPLARSRELVERVEKIFGPGWRPETDTMDTFVCSSFYSFRYLSQGDQKAFLAPDVAQKWMPVDVYVGGAEHATKHLLYARFIAKALNDAGHLPVREPYKRLIHQGLITKDGHKMSKSHGNAVSPDPFVERYGADVFRMYLMFLGPFAEGGDWSDQGIKGVNDLARHIFEFFTDPAKTSAEQTDPKLQKSLAKAVKKIGQNLEQLQFNTCISTLMELRNEFRKAGTMSRSDAEVFVQLTAPFAPHLAEQLWRETFKKPQSIFRSGWPVYDENAIKESSVEIPVQVNGKLRGRVTIAVGCDEAAVKELALAADGVSRFVPSLDKITKVVYVPNRMINFIVAG; from the coding sequence ATGGAAACGACGCAATATAATCCGTCCCAGCTCGAAGAGATGTGGCAGGAACGATGGGAAAAAGAACGCCTCTACGAGGTGGATTTTCGCAGCGCCAAGAAGCCGTTCTACACGCACGTGATGTTCCCCTATCCCAGCGGGGACAAGCTGCATGTGGGCCATTGGTATAACTTCGCGCCCTCGGACACCTTCGCCCGCTTCAAGATGATGCAGGGCTATGATGTGTTCTCTCCGATCGGATTTGATGCCTTCGGGCTCCCTGCCGAAAACTACGCCGTCGGCATTCGCAAATTGGTGGATGAATACGAGGCCGCCGCCGGTAAGCTGGAGTTCGAGGTGGGCGAGAAGGCGACGCTCGCCACGGTCAATGGCTGGATGAAGCATCGGAGTCAGCCGGCTAACTCCACGCGGTCCAACGTGCGGACCATGATCAAGCAGCTCAAACGCATGGGCTGCATGTACGATTGGACCAAGCTGCTCAACACCAGCGAACCGGAATACTACCGCTGGACCCAGTGGGTCTTTCTCCAGATGTTCAAGCGCGGCCTGGCCGAGCAGAAGACGAGCGTGGTGAATTGGGATCCGGTGGATCAGACGGTGCTGGCCAATGAGCAGGTCAAGCCGGATGGCACCGCGGAGCGTTCCGGAGCCAAGGTGGAGAAACGGCCGCTCAAGCAGTGGTTCTTCAAGATTAAGGATTATGCGGAGCCCTTGCTTCAGGAGCTCCCTGCTTTGGATTGGCCTGAGAAGACCAAGATCATGCAGAAAAACTGGATAGGACGCAGCGAGGGCGTGAACTTCCGCATGAAGCTCAAGGACCTCGGAGACACGGTCGAGGTCTATGACTCCATCCCGCAAACCTACCTGGCCCAGACCTTCACGGTCATCGCACCGGAGCACGAACTGGTCGAACGCCTGATCAAGGGAACCCCTCAGGAAGCCGCTGTGCGTCAGTTTTTGGAGGATCTCAAGCGTAAGCGCGCGGAGGTCAAGCCAGCCAACCAGGTGGAATTGGCCATGCAGATCATGGGCCTCGTCAGTGAGCTGGGCGGCCAAGAGTGTCAGCCGACGAAGGCAGCGGGCGAAATCAGCCAGTTGGCCCAGTTGCTCGCGGAGACGACTGCTCCGGACTACTCGGTGATCTACAAGTCGCTGAAGACTATCTGCGCCGCTGCCGGATTGGCGGACAAGCTGGACGACCGTCGAATTCGAATCGCCGCGACTCAGCTGATGGAGAGCAAGATCGCCAGCGAGGTGGACGGCATCTTCACAGGACGGTATGTGGAGAATCCCTTTGGCACCGGGGACTTCCCCATCTGGATCGCATCCTATGCGCTCGCCGAATATGGCACCGGCATCGTCAACTGCAGTGCCCACGATGAGCGTGATTTTGTCTTCGCCAAGAAGTTCCAGATCCCATTGCGCATCGCGTTGCTGCCGTCCGACCCTGGATTGGCCGAGGCCGTGAAGTCCTTCCAGACGTTCTATCGCGAGGTGGACGGTCTGCTCACCGCTCCGCCCGAGTTGGCGGGACAGCGTTGGGACGCCGTCCGCCAGCCTGTGATTGAGCACATTGAAAAGCGCGGGGTAGGTTTCCGCAACGTGAACTATCGTTTGCGCGATTGGTGCGTCTCCCGTCAGCGCTATTGGGGAGCTCCGATCCCCATCGCTTATGATCCGCAGGGGAAGGCTCATGCCATTCCGGACGAACATCTGCCTTGGACTCTGCCGACCGATGTCGATTTCAAGCCCGATGGCGTGCCGCCGCTGGCGCGGTCCCGTGAGCTGGTTGAGCGGGTGGAGAAAATCTTCGGCCCCGGATGGCGCCCGGAGACCGACACGATGGATACCTTCGTGTGCAGTAGCTTCTACTCCTTCCGATATCTCTCCCAAGGGGATCAAAAAGCCTTTTTGGCTCCCGATGTGGCCCAGAAGTGGATGCCTGTGGATGTGTATGTTGGTGGAGCCGAGCACGCCACCAAGCATCTGCTGTACGCTCGTTTCATCGCGAAGGCGTTGAACGATGCGGGGCACCTGCCAGTGCGCGAGCCGTATAAGCGGCTGATTCATCAGGGGCTGATCACCAAGGACGGGCACAAGATGAGCAAGAGCCATGGCAATGCCGTGAGTCCCGATCCGTTCGTGGAGCGCTATGGAGCCGACGTGTTCCGCATGTATCTCATGTTTCTGGGGCCATTCGCCGAGGGCGGCGATTGGTCGGACCAGGGCATCAAAGGCGTGAACGATCTTGCGCGTCATATCTTCGAGTTTTTCACGGACCCGGCGAAGACCTCGGCGGAACAAACCGATCCGAAGCTGCAAAAGTCGCTGGCGAAGGCGGTGAAGAAGATTGGTCAGAACCTCGAGCAGCTTCAGTTCAACACTTGCATCAGCACCTTGATGGAGTTGCGCAACGAGTTCCGCAAGGCAGGCACCATGTCGCGGTCCGATGCCGAGGTGTTTGTCCAGTTGACGGCGCCCTTCGCGCCCCATCTGGCGGAACAGCTGTGGCGCGAGACCTTCAAGAAGCCGCAGAGCATCTTCCGCAGTGGGTGGCCGGTCTACGATGAGAACGCCATCAAGGAATCCAGCGTGGAGATCCCGGTCCAGGTTAACGGCAAGCTGCGCGGTCGGGTGACCATTGCTGTGGGATGCGACGAGGCGGCGGTGAAAGAGCTCGCGCTTGCGGCCGATGGGGTTTCTCGATTCGTACCCAGCTTGGATAAGATCACCAAGGTGGTTTACGTGCCGAACCGGATGATCAACTTCATCGTGGCGGGCTGA
- a CDS encoding cysteine desulfurase, producing MLYFDHNATSPMTASARQVWLDAAERWVGNPSSQHRLGSRASSALEDARHRLARLLGCDALDLVFTSGATESNNQVLHHFARVLPPDREVWISSIEHPCLVQAARWYFPGRVRWLPANPQGQVDLDVLDDWALGALPGVVCVMAANNETGVIQPWAEARAWCASREIPFLCDATQWLGKLPAQGLGGCDWVSGCAHKFGGPRGVGFLKCPTRGRVSPLIRGGSQEEGRRAGTENVPGILSLVSALESREAWLAAGGAEHASVPKARFEAQLLEELPGTEVVGQGVPRLWNTVSALFPQKDCQQRWVVKLDRQGCAVSTGSACASGSEEPSHVLKAMGFADSQANRMIRLSSGWDTPEADWDRLLDAIKVVRDSIEKGNTAR from the coding sequence ATGCTCTATTTTGACCACAACGCGACGTCGCCGATGACCGCATCGGCTCGCCAGGTCTGGCTGGATGCGGCGGAACGATGGGTGGGCAATCCGAGCAGCCAGCATCGTTTGGGGTCGCGGGCTTCGAGTGCGCTGGAGGATGCTCGACATCGCTTGGCTCGCTTGCTGGGCTGTGATGCTCTGGACTTGGTCTTCACTTCGGGAGCGACGGAGTCCAATAACCAGGTGCTTCACCATTTCGCACGAGTGCTGCCGCCGGATCGGGAGGTTTGGATCTCGTCCATCGAGCATCCTTGCTTAGTTCAGGCCGCCCGATGGTATTTTCCCGGTAGGGTCCGATGGCTGCCAGCCAACCCACAAGGTCAGGTGGACCTGGATGTCTTGGACGACTGGGCCTTGGGCGCCCTTCCTGGAGTGGTCTGTGTCATGGCTGCCAACAACGAAACCGGGGTCATCCAGCCCTGGGCTGAAGCGCGTGCCTGGTGTGCGTCCCGTGAGATCCCCTTTCTGTGCGACGCCACCCAGTGGCTGGGCAAGTTGCCGGCTCAAGGTTTGGGTGGGTGCGATTGGGTGAGCGGCTGCGCCCACAAGTTTGGCGGTCCGCGTGGGGTAGGCTTTCTCAAATGTCCGACCCGAGGACGAGTTTCTCCCCTGATCCGCGGAGGATCACAGGAAGAAGGACGTCGTGCCGGGACAGAGAACGTTCCGGGCATCCTCTCCCTGGTCTCGGCCTTGGAGAGTCGGGAGGCTTGGCTGGCGGCGGGTGGAGCTGAGCACGCCTCCGTCCCGAAGGCCCGTTTCGAGGCCCAGTTGCTTGAAGAACTTCCCGGTACGGAGGTGGTGGGGCAGGGCGTACCTCGCCTTTGGAATACCGTCTCGGCCCTGTTTCCTCAGAAGGACTGTCAGCAGCGGTGGGTGGTGAAACTCGATCGACAGGGGTGCGCGGTTTCGACGGGATCGGCCTGTGCCAGCGGCAGCGAAGAACCATCGCATGTGTTGAAGGCGATGGGTTTTGCTGACAGCCAAGCCAATCGGATGATTCGGCTGAGCTCAGGCTGGGACACCCCGGAGGCTGATTGGGATCGCCTGCTCGACGCTATCAAGGTGGTTCGGGATAGCATTGAGAAGGGTAACACGGCTCGGTAA
- the tadA gene encoding Flp pilus assembly complex ATPase component TadA produces the protein MSISEILQEKGLLTVEQLEEAVALQRSEGLRLDRALIQLGCISERQLLEVMSEQLHIPLVNLEDISILPETLRALPSKIVYRKRLVPISQVNGTLNVATSDAFDLYAFDDIRLMTGLNIQPVLAPRDEIEKIIKSHYGLGGDTLDEMVGADDIDSPAKALEGGEDLLEMAQEASVVKLVNEIILEAVNERASDIHVEPYEHQIAIRYRIDGVLQEASVPPQMHRFQAAIISRIKILANLNIAERRVPQDGRIKFNVGGRQIDVRVSVIPMLYGEGVVMRLLDKSNVLFTLPQLGMDAQTYELFDGLIQRPHGIFLVTGPTGSGKTTTLYAALNALVGPGIKVLTVEDPVEYHLHGVNQIPVEHKVGMTFERGLRAILRHDPDVVMIGEIRDLETARAATQAALTGHLVLSTLHTNDAASAPMRMIDMGVEPYLVSSTLIGSMAQRLVRKICPKCRVEVEPDRSKLPRDFTVKPGDKLFAGTGCPHCRNSGFRGRSGLYELMVMNDEIAYKVMERAPSPEIVKVARQSGLRLLREDGWVKVREGITTPDEVVMCTAL, from the coding sequence ATGAGTATCTCAGAAATACTTCAGGAAAAGGGCCTGCTCACGGTGGAGCAGCTCGAGGAAGCCGTTGCTCTGCAACGGTCTGAAGGGTTGCGTCTGGATCGGGCTCTGATCCAATTGGGGTGCATTTCTGAACGGCAGCTCCTGGAGGTGATGTCCGAACAGCTCCATATTCCGTTGGTGAATCTGGAAGATATTTCCATTCTTCCCGAGACCTTGCGTGCTCTCCCCTCCAAAATCGTCTACCGAAAGCGCCTCGTTCCCATTTCCCAGGTCAATGGGACCCTGAACGTGGCGACAAGTGATGCGTTTGATCTCTATGCTTTCGACGACATCCGGCTAATGACCGGGCTCAACATCCAGCCGGTCTTGGCACCTCGCGATGAGATTGAGAAGATCATTAAGAGCCACTACGGACTCGGGGGTGACACGCTGGATGAGATGGTGGGGGCGGATGACATCGATAGCCCGGCCAAAGCGTTGGAGGGCGGCGAAGATCTGCTCGAAATGGCCCAGGAGGCCAGCGTTGTTAAGTTGGTGAACGAGATTATTCTCGAGGCGGTCAACGAGCGGGCCAGCGATATCCATGTCGAGCCCTACGAGCACCAGATCGCCATTCGATATCGCATCGACGGTGTGCTCCAGGAGGCCTCAGTCCCCCCGCAGATGCATCGCTTTCAAGCGGCCATCATCAGCCGCATTAAGATTCTCGCCAATCTGAACATCGCCGAACGGCGCGTGCCGCAGGACGGCCGGATCAAGTTCAACGTCGGAGGGCGCCAAATCGACGTGCGCGTCAGTGTGATCCCGATGCTCTATGGCGAAGGCGTGGTCATGCGTTTGCTGGACAAGTCCAATGTCCTGTTCACCTTGCCGCAGCTGGGAATGGATGCTCAGACCTACGAGCTTTTCGATGGCCTGATTCAGCGTCCGCACGGGATTTTTCTGGTGACAGGTCCCACTGGTTCCGGGAAGACGACGACATTGTATGCGGCACTCAATGCCCTGGTCGGTCCGGGTATCAAAGTGCTCACCGTCGAGGATCCGGTCGAATATCATCTGCACGGTGTTAACCAGATTCCGGTCGAGCATAAGGTGGGGATGACCTTCGAACGCGGGCTTCGAGCGATCCTCCGTCATGATCCGGATGTGGTGATGATCGGTGAAATTCGGGATCTTGAAACTGCCCGGGCCGCTACCCAGGCGGCGTTGACCGGACATTTGGTTCTTTCGACCCTGCACACGAATGATGCGGCTTCCGCCCCGATGCGCATGATCGATATGGGTGTCGAACCGTACTTAGTCAGCAGCACGCTCATCGGTTCCATGGCCCAGCGACTCGTTCGTAAGATCTGTCCCAAGTGTCGAGTGGAGGTGGAACCCGATCGTTCTAAGCTGCCGCGAGACTTTACAGTGAAGCCGGGGGATAAACTCTTCGCTGGTACAGGATGTCCCCATTGTCGGAATAGCGGTTTTAGGGGTCGGTCTGGCCTATATGAGCTGATGGTGATGAATGATGAGATCGCCTACAAGGTCATGGAACGTGCTCCTTCGCCGGAGATCGTCAAAGTGGCCCGTCAGTCGGGCTTGCGCTTGCTTCGTGAGGATGGATGGGTCAAGGTCCGCGAAGGCATTACGACTCCTGACGAGGTTGTGATGTGCACGGCCTTGTAG
- a CDS encoding type II secretion system F family protein has protein sequence MAQFQYTALTESGQKIAGLLEAESEAAVLRQLGEKKLFPVSVRGKGVSRDPSIKKKYRVKSRDLGVMYGQLADLLGSGVPLLRSLDSLIKSTVSPGLKGLLKEVRVSVADGKSLTESLKQFPEVFPVLHTAMVQAGERASFMEEVLRSLSGFLERLDELQSKVMGALIYPALLAALGMAVMIGALIFFVPKFEPLLANAKKPLPTELLFGASVLVRTYWYFLLVGLAGVIALIWTNLRSEKARRRIEEWRLKIPVVGSALRLVAITRFCRILGTMLANGVPLLQALKISKDATGSMILGERIAQAAESVRDGKRLSEPLGEGGFFPEQILAMITVAEESNKLEKVLVQIADTVERRTNRQVDQAVRLIEPVILCLVAMGIGFLALGLLLPIFTMASQLGSK, from the coding sequence ATGGCACAATTTCAATACACTGCATTAACGGAGAGTGGTCAGAAAATCGCCGGACTGCTGGAAGCGGAATCCGAGGCGGCGGTGCTGAGGCAGTTGGGTGAGAAGAAGTTGTTTCCCGTGAGCGTGCGGGGAAAAGGGGTTTCTCGGGATCCTTCCATCAAGAAGAAGTATCGGGTTAAATCTCGAGATTTGGGGGTTATGTATGGCCAGTTGGCCGATTTGTTGGGATCCGGCGTTCCGCTGCTTCGGTCGCTAGATTCCCTGATCAAATCCACTGTCAGCCCCGGACTGAAAGGCCTGCTCAAAGAGGTTCGTGTCAGCGTGGCGGACGGCAAGTCCCTGACGGAGTCCTTGAAACAATTCCCGGAGGTTTTTCCGGTGTTGCACACCGCCATGGTTCAGGCGGGGGAACGAGCGTCCTTCATGGAGGAGGTGCTACGCAGCCTGAGTGGCTTTCTGGAACGTCTGGATGAGCTGCAGAGCAAGGTCATGGGTGCTTTGATTTATCCCGCGCTGCTGGCCGCTCTGGGCATGGCCGTGATGATCGGCGCGCTGATTTTCTTTGTTCCCAAATTCGAGCCGTTGTTGGCCAACGCCAAGAAACCCCTTCCCACCGAGCTCCTGTTCGGCGCCAGCGTGTTGGTGCGGACCTATTGGTATTTCCTGCTGGTGGGGCTTGCCGGGGTGATCGCGTTGATCTGGACCAATCTTCGGAGCGAGAAAGCCCGACGTCGGATCGAGGAATGGCGCTTGAAGATTCCAGTGGTCGGTTCAGCTCTTCGTTTGGTGGCCATCACTCGGTTCTGTCGAATTCTTGGAACGATGCTCGCGAATGGAGTGCCTCTGCTACAAGCACTTAAGATCAGCAAGGATGCAACCGGTTCCATGATTCTCGGGGAGCGGATTGCGCAGGCTGCGGAGTCCGTCCGCGATGGCAAGCGCTTATCCGAGCCGCTGGGGGAAGGTGGGTTTTTTCCGGAGCAGATCCTCGCCATGATCACCGTGGCGGAGGAATCCAATAAGCTGGAGAAAGTCCTCGTGCAGATTGCGGACACGGTCGAACGCCGTACGAACCGTCAGGTGGACCAGGCGGTTCGCCTTATCGAGCCGGTAATTCTTTGCCTAGTGGCGATGGGCATCGGTTTCCTGGCCCTTGGTTTGCTTCTCCCTATCTTCACAATGGCCAGCCAACTCGGTTCCAAGTGA
- the gspG gene encoding type II secretion system major pseudopilin GspG: MRLKQVLLNSKHRTNRSGFTLIEILLVIVIILLLAGALVVFVLPQQEGAEKNTTRLLLSGVGTALDTYRLNIGHYPNEQEGGLDALLKKPNYENERMGEKWQGPYLKPGTRLDDPWGNKLRYEVVDRANGEEQKGGLPYRLSSVGPDGQPDTDDDIKLASGEGDKDDLSSGSSSTK, translated from the coding sequence ATGAGATTGAAACAAGTTCTGCTGAATTCGAAACATCGAACCAACCGCTCCGGCTTCACCCTGATCGAGATTCTTTTGGTCATTGTGATCATTCTGTTGTTGGCCGGCGCCCTAGTCGTCTTTGTCCTCCCCCAGCAAGAAGGAGCGGAAAAAAACACCACCCGCCTGCTCTTGAGCGGTGTCGGCACTGCGCTCGACACCTATCGCCTGAACATTGGCCATTACCCCAATGAGCAGGAAGGCGGTCTGGACGCCTTGCTCAAGAAGCCCAACTACGAGAACGAGCGGATGGGCGAGAAGTGGCAGGGGCCTTATCTCAAGCCCGGCACCCGGCTGGATGACCCGTGGGGCAACAAGCTTCGTTACGAGGTGGTGGATCGTGCCAATGGGGAGGAACAGAAGGGCGGACTGCCCTACCGTCTTTCTTCGGTGGGTCCGGATGGCCAACCTGATACGGATGACGACATCAAACTCGCGTCGGGTGAGGGTGACAAAGATGATCTGTCCTCCGGCTCCTCCTCCACCAAATAG
- a CDS encoding prepilin-type N-terminal cleavage/methylation domain-containing protein — protein MEPWVVRGSSQSSRGFTLVELLLVLVLMFLLLGAVIFSFSTAQTNAQLTEGASQFEALLHFARAQAAFAGKRVELRLVAPVSAEGAPESPAGLPVRRLEVRWEPDPVQQPGVFHSMVEAKTFLVPMQDLVEITEIRPLSGSLPEAEGGEGTSLVSTNGPGRLGEGGEESDSESDSLTVTLFPDGSSDSGEFGLRVPFSEDGRMIWISLDGITGAIRRRMEIPEDVNRDGDRDAEKETSPRPEGVAKAAKK, from the coding sequence ATGGAACCGTGGGTGGTCCGAGGCTCTTCGCAAAGCAGCCGGGGATTCACCTTGGTGGAGCTGCTGTTGGTATTGGTGCTGATGTTCCTGTTGTTGGGTGCGGTCATCTTCAGTTTTTCGACAGCGCAGACCAATGCCCAGCTGACCGAAGGAGCCAGCCAGTTCGAGGCCTTGCTTCACTTTGCCAGGGCTCAGGCGGCCTTCGCCGGCAAGCGCGTTGAACTTCGGCTGGTCGCTCCGGTTTCGGCAGAAGGGGCTCCCGAGTCTCCGGCGGGGCTTCCGGTTCGACGGCTCGAGGTTCGGTGGGAACCGGATCCGGTCCAGCAGCCGGGCGTCTTCCACTCGATGGTCGAAGCCAAAACGTTCCTCGTTCCGATGCAAGACCTGGTCGAGATCACTGAGATTCGTCCGCTCTCTGGCTCGCTCCCCGAGGCGGAGGGAGGTGAGGGGACGAGCTTGGTGTCGACGAATGGTCCTGGGCGGCTGGGCGAGGGTGGTGAAGAATCCGACTCAGAATCGGACTCGCTCACCGTCACGCTGTTTCCGGATGGATCCAGCGATTCAGGAGAATTTGGGTTGCGAGTGCCTTTTTCTGAGGATGGTCGCATGATCTGGATCAGTCTGGACGGCATCACCGGAGCGATCCGTCGTCGGATGGAGATTCCGGAAGATGTCAACCGTGATGGAGATCGCGATGCGGAAAAAGAAACGTCGCCGCGGCCTGAAGGGGTTGCTAAGGCAGCTAAGAAATGA
- a CDS encoding general secretion pathway protein GspK: MRGSHPVSVGAAATWRRGRGRGGFVLLAVLVVIMMASMVAMSLMFRMRAEDTASSVTLTSEQAFNAAISGVHEAMKMVARSGAGLTDWQDNPRAFRDRFVFDDGVERWYFTLWSPPADDSLQEVRYGLTDEAAKLNVNQAHTAELSKFGRLDPTLIQPLRDFIDADSSQREAGTEESPVLHDRGSAYQVRNGALNTLDELLLVRGFTPRSLYGEDLNLNCRLDSNEDDGDQRAPADNGDGRLDLGLRPYLTVSSYEPNRDSQGQPRTNLNDPRSPLPAVEVNEAFTNFVAALRAQKLRVNHPAELLESSLKMKDRLGRDVEIPSGIGKKELPVLLEHFTATAEDELPGLINVNTASIGVLATVPGIDEPLAEAIVSARKSVSPERRNTIAWLFENDVMDAARFRLIAPRLTARSFQFRFQVVGFGLPSGRYRVLDVMIDSAGAEPSISYLRDITRLGLPFSLENNLSQEASGG; encoded by the coding sequence ATGCGAGGATCCCATCCAGTGTCGGTCGGTGCGGCGGCCACCTGGCGGCGCGGTCGCGGTCGTGGGGGCTTCGTTCTGTTGGCGGTGCTGGTGGTGATCATGATGGCTTCGATGGTGGCCATGAGCCTGATGTTCCGCATGCGCGCCGAGGACACCGCCTCCTCGGTGACTCTGACCTCCGAGCAGGCGTTCAACGCGGCCATCAGCGGCGTGCACGAGGCGATGAAGATGGTAGCGCGCAGCGGGGCGGGGCTCACCGACTGGCAGGACAATCCTCGCGCCTTCCGGGACCGATTCGTGTTCGATGATGGGGTGGAGCGTTGGTATTTCACCTTGTGGTCGCCGCCGGCTGACGACTCGTTGCAGGAGGTTCGTTACGGGTTGACCGACGAAGCCGCCAAGCTGAACGTGAACCAGGCTCACACGGCCGAGCTTTCGAAGTTCGGCCGGTTGGATCCGACGCTGATTCAACCGTTGCGGGATTTCATCGATGCCGACTCGAGTCAACGGGAAGCTGGCACGGAAGAGAGTCCGGTGCTGCACGACCGAGGCTCGGCCTACCAGGTCCGGAATGGGGCGTTGAACACTCTCGACGAATTGCTTCTGGTTCGCGGCTTTACCCCCCGGTCCCTGTACGGAGAGGATCTCAATCTGAACTGCCGTCTGGATTCGAACGAAGATGACGGGGATCAGCGGGCTCCGGCGGACAATGGGGATGGCCGCTTGGATCTCGGTTTGCGGCCTTATCTCACGGTCTCCTCCTATGAGCCCAACCGGGATTCGCAGGGACAGCCCCGCACTAATCTCAACGATCCGCGTTCCCCGCTCCCTGCCGTGGAGGTGAATGAGGCGTTCACCAATTTCGTGGCCGCGCTTCGTGCCCAGAAACTGCGAGTGAACCATCCGGCGGAGCTGCTCGAGAGTTCATTGAAGATGAAGGACCGGCTGGGGCGCGACGTGGAGATTCCTTCCGGCATCGGAAAGAAGGAGCTGCCGGTTCTGCTCGAGCACTTCACCGCCACCGCCGAGGACGAGTTACCGGGCTTGATCAACGTGAACACAGCCTCGATCGGTGTGCTGGCCACGGTGCCGGGGATCGATGAACCGTTGGCGGAAGCGATCGTGTCGGCGCGCAAAAGCGTCAGCCCTGAGCGGCGCAATACGATTGCCTGGCTTTTCGAAAATGACGTCATGGACGCTGCTCGATTTCGATTGATCGCTCCGCGGCTGACGGCGCGCAGCTTTCAGTTCCGCTTCCAGGTGGTGGGCTTTGGCCTCCCCTCGGGACGCTATCGGGTTCTTGACGTGATGATTGATTCTGCCGGGGCTGAGCCGTCCATCAGTTATCTGCGGGATATCACCCGTCTGGGGCTGCCCTTCAGTCTTGAAAACAATCTATCCCAGGAGGCGAGCGGTGGCTGA